The following is a genomic window from Heptranchias perlo isolate sHepPer1 chromosome 6, sHepPer1.hap1, whole genome shotgun sequence.
tagcggctttaatgtagtaaaatgtcccaagccaAACGCCGACATGGTTGGGTTgactggcctgtttccatgtcaatgtctgtgtatttctatgtatAAGTCAACAGTACGCTATGCCACTAGACAGATAACTACTCAGACTTAACCTGTTTCCAATGAGGGGATTTATGATGGGCAGCAAAATACCTCTTTTAAAAAGTGAATTCCACTTCACACATCTTTACGGGGACTATTTCAGTACAGTAAATAAAGgttgatttttttcccttatgTGTAAGTAGGAACCGAAGTTTCCTAGtttacttcaacagcatctccaacCTCAACAATTGAGACGAACAAGAGCAGCAGTATCATGGgaaaaccatcacctccaaagttcccctccaagccacacaccatcctgacttggatacatatcgccattctttcatcgtcactgagtcaaaatcctggaaatccctacctaacactaTCGTGGGAGggccatcatcacaaggattgcaACGGTTCAAGGGGAAGGCTCCCCATCactttctcaggacaactagggatgggcaataaatgtggccttgccagcattggcCATATCCAAAAACAAGTCAACACAACATCAATAGCGACGCTTCAAACACTATTTCTCCTTCGTGTGGAATTTTATCCTCGGATGCAATTATACTACCACTTGGTCGGGTAAGTTGCATATACAAGCACACTATTTTGGAAGGGAAAGAATGTACTGCTGCAAGTCTTTGCTCTCCTTACCATATCTCCAATAATGGAGAAAGAATTAGCTCAATAAAAAGTTAATCTTTGGTGGAGGGGAGCTGGGAGCTAATCCACCCTGGTCTTAAACAGAAAGCCCAGGCTGCTTGctggaggatggaaggccaggTGTTAGTGAAAAGGAAACCTTGGGGAAGGTAGTTTATCTGTAAAATAGCAGCTTTTTTTATAGCTCTTAATCTTTGGAGCTGATTGGGGGGTTGAGAGTTGTCGGACATGATAACTTAAAGACTGATGATACCACAAAGAAGCCACTAGAGTCTGTGAGAAAAGTATAGTGTGTTAATATGGGAGTGTGTGAGAATGGGATTATAGTTTTCCATAAATATGCCTGAAAATGCACCAGATTGCCCCACTTTGCATGCAAATTTGTTTATTTTCTGAGAAATACAGCCCCCCCAGTATGATAGTCTACTCCTTCAGTGAGATAGGGGCCCAGAACAGATCTTACAGATGGTCCCCTCCCCCGCCGTTTGAGCAGGCCCTGTAAGCACAACcttaaacagtgactacattcacTCAGTACAAGTTTCCAATCCAACCTCACCGTTGATATCTGCTATGCCCTTAAAATCACCTCAGGCCTTCTCTCTGGCGACATTGGGAAGCAACCTAAATTCTGGGTTTTTGCAATTTGTTTTTAAACTATACCTACCTTCGAAGGAATAAGCACGGTTGCATTGATAaatacctcccccccccccacccccagcaccaCCCATTCGTTTTAagcaaaaatagatttttttaataTCTGAGGAAACTTGTTCCCATCCAAAAAGGGCGCCCCATTTTCTTTGCAGCAGTATAATGTCATTTTTGCGACACGGTGAGTAATCTTGATGCAAAATAAATAGTTTTATCACGATTGGCACAACAGCAACACGAGGAACCGGGTACATTTCCATGGCAATTCCCTATTTAATTATAATTCTTGCTAACCGGTCGATTTTTGAACATGAGGCGCTGCGAATTGGAACAAGCCAGAGTGGGCTTTGCCCTCGCCAGCAGATGGTGCTGCTTTGAATCACAgcgtaaattgttttttttttgtagctGTTTCATTGACAGACTATTTGCATTCAGAAGGGCTGGTGGGCGAGATCTCCTTGTTGGAGGCGCTATGGCCGTGTTGTCCCTGCTTTCATTTGCCTTGCTGGGTTGGGTGGTGCACTGCAGCAGCGGCTATGTGATCGTCAACTCCGTGTCCTGGGCAGTCACCAACCAGGAGGAGACGGTGTCCaacttggaggaggaggaggaggaggaggtggatgtgCTGCCCAACCGGCTCTTCGAGGGCAGCAGCATCTGGAAAGCGTCGTACCCCGCCGCCGTCTaccaggaggaggatgaagacggTCGGGCCGTGGCCGAGCTGCCGAGTCCTAAAGAGGTTCTCAGCTTCCCCTCCAGGATGTTTTCTTACCGCAGAGAAGGGCTGAATGCCAAGGGCTCCGAGCAGATCCCCCCTGAGCCGCGTTACCAGGAGAAGGCGCGGATCGCCCGCTGCATCGTCCGCTCCACCGGCTGGGGCTTCCTGGCCACACTCTCCACCCTGGACAAGGTACCGCAGGCAGCATCCCGGGCTTTGCACCTTTTATTATTGAGGCATGAATAGGTTTCATAGCGAAATAGTAAGACCATGGTGTAGCTGTGAACACGCTGTGTCGAAATGACTGTAATAACTTATAAGGAATGTTTCCCCCTATTTTGAGTAGTTTGATTGAGGACTGTACTCATTGCACTGCACCAACACCAGGTGCTGGTTTCCAACAGTGTAAGGTTCCCAGCAGAATTATACACCACGTCTTGaaggaaatatatatattttttttaaatggtcactTTTACCAAGTTTTTAAGCTAAGTATTCTGTGATATGATCCATCTCATCAACCAGAAGCAGATATAGGGGCTGTATCATGGGCGCAACATATAGGGAGAAAAAGGGCGGAAACCCTTGACagtggaggcggggggaggggggtttcaaCGCAACGAATTGCACCGCTTTTACGCCAATGGAAAAGGATTGCACTGGCTGACGATCTGGAGGGTATTTATGCAAGAATTTCCTCGGTCAGCTCATTTGTATTGGAGTAATGATTTGCATAAACCCTGTTTAAAACGGGTGTAATCTACTGGGTGTATAGAAATTAAaaagttctggctgaagattgcaagAGCAGTGTGTGGTTCAGCAGGTAAGTAAAGGACAGTGTTTGTCTCACTCATTTGACTGTCAGCTAGCTTGACTGCATAGCTCATGAATCTTTTTGTGCCACTTTCCAAGAATGCCTAACACAGGAACAGCAGACAGCCAAATAATGGACCAGGCCATGGCAAGTGGGCAGAGAAGAAGATGCCGCAATTTCACAGAGTCTGACCTAAAAACACTCCCTGAAGAAATTCCGATCAGGAGACACAGACAGATGGGTACCTGTGGCAGCAAACCTGCAGAAATGTCACTCGTACCACCTAGACAGAAGAGCCAGTGCCACTGATGCCAACTCTCTCACTTCCCGGCTGCAGAAGAGTGCTGCAAAAAGTTCAGTGACCTATCCAGGCACGCAGTGTAACACACTACCACTCCCATTTTTTCTTGAGCACTCTGGGTGCCAGCACACTCTTTACCCTCTAAAAGTAACAACTGTACAACTCACTCTTCACAATGCACTCTGGTTAAGGCGGGGAGGCACTAACTCATGGTCTAACTGTATGGCTACCCACCTCCCCTAACAGCAAATACTTGCATGCACAATCCTAAAATTCGTTCCTCCACTTTAAAAGGCTGATACCACCACATTTCTTGCATCAAAGCTCccatgccacttggcacacaTTCCTCAGCTGCTACCCTTCAATTTACTCAATGTTGTTGCAGGAGATATTAGCGCACAATGCCCGTGACAAGCAGGGTACCGGGGGCGGCACTCCCAAGCTTAAATAACTCACACCCCACGAGGAGACGGTCATGGAGGGGCCTTCTGCTTTTTCTGTTGGAGATGATAAGGTTGGGGGCATATTGCCGGTGCCAGGTTGGTGACTGAGCACCTATATTGTCATCCTTGTGAAGCATTACACAGACACAAGCTTCCACCCCTTCTCTGTTCCCTTAATCCCAAGGGGGTAATTCCATTTTTAGCCTGTATCCTCCTTTACTGGAGATCCACCACAgcaaagtggggtggggggggaaggtgaCACACATAAGGAGGaaaatgatgatgaggaggagaaggaagaacaGCGATACTTCTATCTCCTtgtgaatataagaacataagaaataggagcaggagtaggccatgccggcccctcgaacctgctcgatcatggctgatcttctacgtcaactccactttcccgccctatccccatatcccttgattcccttagtgtccaaaaatctagcgatctcaatcttgaatgtactcaacttctgagcatccactgccctctggggtagagaattccaaagattcacaaccctctaaatggccgacctcttatcttgagactatgttgATGAGGAGGATGATGAAGAAGAAAGAGATGAAGGCGATGGATTCAGAATTAAGTCCACCCATGAGTTCCTACAGAGAGCTGCTGCCCCATGTTCCTCTGCCTAGAGCACTGTACAGTCTGATCATTATTGTATACTGACGTGTATTCTATTGTTTTGGCTTTGTAACATgctgttggctttgttgattgcattggttggacatgttgaacatTGAGTCTGCTagaactcctagatctctttcactTCATCCTtacctatttcaacaccattcatggagtatgcgtgttgtttattttttgttcctatgtgtagcactttacatttgtctgcgttaaatttcatttgccattgtttTGTCCAGTTACGTATCTTAATCCACTCATTCTTTAATTTATGCGCTGCCTCTTCCGATTCCACTGGCCCTCCTAAGTTTGGTATTGTGCAAATTaaatttctgaatccaggtcatttatgtaaattagaaacagttgcTGTCCCAGCACCTAGCCCTGGGACACATCACTCAGTACTcaatccccgcccccccccctcacccaacataactcctctaatGAGCACTGATTGTTCCCTACCGTTCAACCAGTCTATTTATGGGATAGACCATGAATCTCCACAGCTTTGAACTTAACCAGTAGCCTTTtgggtggaactttatcaaagtgttttttggaagtctaaatacacaatATGGTAGGATTTACCACTGTCCACTTGGGTTGTAACTTCCACAAACAAACCATGATGTAGATTGTTAAAATATAACTAATTGCAGTTAGACATCCTTTGATGTTTAATGAAAACAAAATAGTGGAAGTACACAGAAGATCAGTCATCATTGGAAAGAAAAAACAAAGTAAAGTTTTGGACTAAGACTCTATCAGAACTTTTACTGTAGTTACTTATGCTGGTTCTAGGTTTTCAAAAAGTTTATATTTTTGGTGACttataaataaaatattaatttttaacaaaatgttctgaatgttattttctgatttttctttGCATTGAGCCTCTCCATGTTGTATATCTTCTCCAACCTActgaataaaacaaaaaactaCCAAGTCTCCAATTATGCTTTATGTCTAGCCAcatggaggagcagaagtgcagtCGAGGATGATCAGCCCTTTCATGTGTTTTTTTCCTCTTTATGGGGAAAGTGAAGAGCACAGTTGAAAATTTGAGCTCACAACATGGAGTATCACAGGTGCAAACTTATGTTCCATCACTTTGTGATGCAATCTGTTGGGACCACAGTGCTGCTCGATAATGGATAATTAATAAAAATGGGGGCACACAGATCTAATATGTGCAGATTCCAGCTGCATTATGCACCAGATATTAATCCATAGTCATGCAGTGAGGAAAAATGCATATTTAAAATAGCAAGTAAGCATCAAAATTGTAGAAATATATTTTacagaaaaagaaaaatcatGATCCTTTGGTTTACAGTGATACCTATCTGTGCTTTCTTATGGTATTTTGAGTGATTTCTGCACCAATAATTTTCACAGGAGTTTTTGTGAGCATTGCTTACATTTCAAGTTACATATTACTCAGGGATAAGAGCATTGGTAAGTCCAGTTATATTTGAATTCTTGCTTCAGTGTTTTTTCAACTCTGGTTgctatttattttattataaccTTGGGCGACTTATTGCTGTGGAACATGATTCAGGTAACAGTGGGATGCAGTGCTGAGACAATGTCTACTTACAGACAACAATCTGGACCCTGTGCAGAGAGTAacaatcctttttttaaatatttcgCTGTTAAGTGCTGCTTTGTGAAGCATCGTAATTAGTTATGCAAATTATTACCTTCCAGCTCCAGTTTCACATCCAACAGACTAATGTGCAGATGAAAACCAGGTGTTATTAATAGCTTGTCTTGTATATTCCATAGTTTTCAATGTTTGGCAGCAGAAGGTAATTGATTATTGTAGAATATAGATTATTGCCCACTTGCATTACACAATTGATTATTGGCCTCAAACTTAATGGATTAACTGATAGGGCTAtcttttttgtttactttttctaATTTGTTTTATGTGTTGCAGGTAAGTTATTAAATATATTTTACAGTACTATGGCTATTACAAGTTTGAACAGTTGGTCCACATGCAGGAAGGAACACTACCATTAGTCGCCCACACAGATAATGGTGGCATTCAGCAGTTAAACACCAAATTACATCCTATTGCACAGCAAGTATGATGCATAACTAGTTATCACAATAACATAAAATGAAGTGGCTTAAAAGGCCACTGTTAAGCAGAACTGTGTGGTGACTAACTTAGAGTTGCTGAATATCGCCTGTAACAGGTTCAATCTGTAAGAAAATAGAGTTGACTCCCAGTAAATGCAAATAAGGAAATGCTTTTGCAGACCAAAAACAGCTTGGAGAAAATATACTAATGTGACATACCAATAATAAATTCTGCAGGTAAAGAGGAGGTCATGCTTCAAATTTAAGAAGTCTTTTGAAATCTTTGTCTGTTTTCAAAGGCTGGCACTATCAATACACAGTACATTTTTGTTCGCTGATTATTATCATATCTCATTCACGTTAATTCTTAATTGCAAATCCAATTCTCGTATTCCTATTGAGGACcccaattt
Proteins encoded in this region:
- the creg2 gene encoding protein CREG2 isoform X1, with product MAVLSLLSFALLGWVVHCSSGYVIVNSVSWAVTNQEETVSNLEEEEEEEVDVLPNRLFEGSSIWKASYPAAVYQEEDEDGRAVAELPSPKEVLSFPSRMFSYRREGLNAKGSEQIPPEPRYQEKARIARCIVRSTGWGFLATLSTLDKIKGMPFGNIFSISDGLLDNSTGIPFFYVTPMDSTVADLMNNPSASLTLSEAETDYCRQNLIDPEDPRCARLTLTGQMVTVPTDEIEFAKQAMFSSRHPVMKKWPPDHNWFFMKMNIQQVWLQNWFGGVAVIPLEDYFKANPINIE
- the creg2 gene encoding protein CREG2 isoform X2, which encodes MAVLSLLSFALLGWVVHCSSGYVIVNSVSWAVTNQEETVSNLEEEEEEEVDVLPNRLFEGSSIWKASYPAAVYQEEDEDGRAVAELPSPKEVLSFPSRMFSYRREGLNAKGSEQIPPEPRYQEKARIARCIVRSTGWGFLATLSTLDKIKGMPFGNIFSISDGLLDNSTGIPFFYVTPMDSTVADLMNNPSASLTLSEAETDYCRQNLIDPEDPRCARLTLTGQMVTVPTDEIEFAKQAMFSRHPVMKKWPPDHNWFFMKMNIQQVWLQNWFGGVAVIPLEDYFKANPINIE